A window from Chitinophaga filiformis encodes these proteins:
- the spt gene encoding serine palmitoyltransferase yields the protein MSKLLRAKEASLARVYTTKEKGIYPYFRPISSSQDTEVDIDGKKVLMFGSNSYLGLTNHPKVKEAAKRAIDKYGTGCAGSRFLNGTLDLHLELERRLAEYVGKEAALCFSTGFLANQGALSSLTGRNDYIILDELDHASIIDGSRLSFSKVIKYRHNNMEDLEAKLAALPQSSVRLIVVDGVFSMEGDIARLPEIVALADTYGANIMVDDAHGLGVVGLNGAGTASHFNLTDKVDVIMGTFSKSFASLGGFIAGDKDVIEYLKHAARSLIFSASMTPAAAASVIATLDIIQSEPDHIQRLWDNTNYARNLLKEAGFDTGNVSETPVIPIYIRNEESVFRITRMLQDEGVFVNPVVPPAVQPDATLIRFSLMSTHTFAQIETAIDKLTETFTRAGIPLKQKI from the coding sequence ATGAGCAAATTGTTACGTGCAAAGGAAGCCTCATTGGCCAGAGTTTACACTACCAAGGAAAAAGGGATCTACCCTTATTTTAGACCGATCTCTTCTTCTCAGGACACTGAAGTTGATATTGACGGTAAGAAAGTGTTAATGTTCGGATCAAACTCCTACCTGGGATTGACAAACCATCCCAAGGTGAAAGAGGCCGCCAAACGTGCCATTGACAAGTATGGTACGGGTTGTGCCGGATCCAGGTTCCTCAACGGTACCCTTGACCTTCACCTGGAGTTGGAGCGTCGTCTGGCGGAGTATGTGGGGAAAGAAGCCGCTCTGTGTTTCAGTACGGGGTTCCTGGCTAACCAGGGTGCGTTATCGAGCCTGACCGGCCGTAATGACTACATCATTCTGGATGAACTGGACCACGCTTCCATCATTGATGGCAGCCGACTGTCCTTTTCGAAAGTTATCAAGTACCGCCACAACAACATGGAGGACCTGGAGGCTAAACTGGCAGCCCTGCCACAGTCTTCGGTGCGCCTGATCGTTGTGGATGGCGTATTCAGTATGGAAGGCGACATTGCCCGCCTGCCGGAAATAGTGGCCCTGGCTGATACCTATGGCGCCAATATCATGGTGGACGATGCACATGGACTGGGTGTAGTGGGACTGAATGGCGCAGGTACAGCGTCTCATTTTAACCTGACTGACAAAGTAGACGTCATCATGGGTACTTTCAGCAAGTCTTTTGCGTCTCTGGGTGGCTTCATTGCCGGCGACAAGGACGTGATCGAATACCTGAAGCATGCTGCCCGTTCCCTGATCTTCAGCGCGAGCATGACGCCTGCAGCCGCAGCCAGCGTAATTGCCACCCTGGACATCATCCAGTCTGAGCCTGATCACATTCAGCGCCTGTGGGACAATACCAACTACGCACGCAACTTATTAAAGGAAGCAGGTTTCGATACCGGAAACGTATCAGAAACACCTGTTATACCGATCTATATCAGGAACGAAGAAAGCGTATTCCGCATCACCCGTATGCTGCAGGATGAAGGCGTATTCGTGAACCCGGTAGTGCCTCCGGCAGTTCAGCCAGACGCAACACTGATCAGGTTCTCCCTGATGTCGACGCACACCTTCGCCCAGATCGAAACGGCGATTGATAAACTGACGGAGACATTTACACGTGCGGGTATACCTTTAAAGCAAAAAATATAA